The following proteins are co-located in the Desulfoscipio sp. XC116 genome:
- the speD gene encoding adenosylmethionine decarboxylase translates to MKPLGRHVLAEIYGCEYDILNDIGKVEKIMVNAALEAGAEVREFVFHKFSPQGVSGVVVISESHLAIHTWPELGYAAVDVFTCGDKVDPWDACNFLTEQFCAKHLTAKETKRGILPDIPHQEAVNL, encoded by the coding sequence ATGAAACCTTTGGGCCGCCATGTACTAGCTGAAATCTATGGATGTGAATACGATATTCTCAATGATATCGGCAAAGTGGAAAAAATAATGGTAAACGCAGCCCTTGAGGCAGGCGCCGAGGTAAGAGAATTTGTATTCCATAAATTCAGCCCGCAGGGGGTCAGTGGAGTGGTCGTAATTTCAGAATCACATTTGGCCATTCACACCTGGCCGGAACTGGGTTATGCTGCCGTTGACGTATTTACCTGTGGGGACAAGGTGGATCCCTGGGATGCGTGCAATTTTTTAACCGAACAATTCTGCGCCAAGCATCTCACAGCTAAAGAGACAAAACGGGGTATCCTTCCTGATATACCGCATCAGGAAGCCGTAAATCTTTAG
- a CDS encoding ferredoxin — protein sequence MHAEVDQDLCISCGACIDTCPDVFDWNDDEKAHSVVDEIPTDLEEQATEAAEGCPTDAITIN from the coding sequence ATGCATGCTGAAGTAGACCAGGACCTTTGTATTAGCTGCGGGGCTTGTATAGATACCTGCCCGGATGTATTTGATTGGAACGATGATGAAAAAGCCCATTCTGTAGTGGACGAAATTCCCACTGATCTGGAGGAGCAAGCGACAGAGGCCGCCGAGGGATGCCCCACGGACGCCATAACCATTAATTAA
- a CDS encoding acyl-CoA dehydrogenase family protein — protein sequence MFDYILNEEQLKLRDEVRELVRWVPRQMILDMDQDKIQFPEEFLQEAGRRNLLGCRYPKEWGGRGMDWVSTAMVMEEVGTLGYIFACTFGVGAELVCDAIVRHGTDGQKEKYVKPLLAGEIFAAECLTEPRGGSDFFGTTTMAEDKGDYYLINGQKRFIVGAEGADYFLVYARTDHSPKAHPHKALTCFIVDRGPGVSVEYLYGLMGCRGGGAGRIVFKDAVVPKENIVGELNGAYAVFNTMMIPERLGTAAMTIGAARPALDIATRYTSRRKAFGQVINQFQGVSFQVAEAVMLLDAARSLVYTTCRAVDGGIDSNRVRRLVSETKKFVTESCQKAARNAMQIMGGIGYTNVFPVERINRDLGLASIWTGTSEVMSLITAHEWYREYYKAQKKRAERDYELDAAEAAAADEKIYE from the coding sequence ATGTTTGATTATATATTAAATGAAGAACAGCTTAAACTGCGTGATGAGGTCAGAGAACTGGTCAGGTGGGTGCCCCGCCAAATGATCCTGGATATGGATCAGGACAAGATCCAGTTCCCCGAGGAATTTCTCCAGGAGGCCGGACGGCGCAACCTGCTGGGCTGCCGTTACCCCAAAGAGTGGGGAGGACGGGGAATGGACTGGGTGAGCACGGCTATGGTAATGGAAGAGGTAGGCACTTTAGGCTACATTTTCGCCTGTACTTTCGGCGTAGGGGCCGAGCTGGTCTGTGACGCCATTGTCCGGCATGGTACCGACGGACAAAAGGAGAAATACGTAAAGCCGCTGCTGGCCGGTGAAATATTTGCCGCTGAATGTCTCACTGAACCCCGGGGAGGTTCGGACTTCTTTGGTACCACAACAATGGCCGAGGATAAAGGTGACTATTATTTAATAAACGGACAAAAGCGATTTATCGTGGGTGCCGAGGGGGCGGATTATTTCCTGGTTTACGCCCGAACCGACCACAGTCCCAAGGCTCATCCCCACAAAGCGCTAACCTGCTTTATCGTGGACCGCGGCCCCGGCGTTAGCGTGGAATATTTGTACGGGCTTATGGGCTGCCGGGGCGGCGGGGCCGGACGTATTGTATTTAAAGATGCCGTAGTCCCCAAAGAAAATATCGTGGGCGAACTAAACGGCGCCTATGCGGTATTTAATACCATGATGATACCCGAACGCCTGGGTACCGCAGCCATGACCATTGGCGCGGCCCGGCCCGCCTTGGACATTGCCACCCGCTACACTTCACGGCGCAAAGCCTTTGGCCAGGTGATCAACCAGTTCCAGGGTGTCAGCTTCCAGGTAGCCGAGGCGGTCATGCTGCTTGACGCCGCGCGCTCACTTGTTTATACCACCTGCCGCGCCGTGGATGGCGGCATCGACAGCAATCGGGTGCGCCGCCTGGTCAGCGAAACCAAAAAGTTTGTTACCGAGTCCTGTCAAAAGGCGGCCCGCAACGCTATGCAGATCATGGGCGGCATCGGCTACACCAATGTATTCCCTGTGGAACGCATCAATCGAGACCTGGGTCTGGCCTCCATCTGGACGGGCACCAGCGAGGTAATGTCGCTGATTACCGCTCATGAATGGTACCGGGAATACTATAAAGCCCAAAAGAAGCGAGCGGAAAGAGACTACGAACTCGACGCTGCCGAGGCTGCAGCTGCGGACGAGAAAATATACGAGTAG
- a CDS encoding long-chain-fatty-acid--CoA ligase: MNLVDMLERNAAKFADKDCLRYNSQGLTFAELYARAEEAAGLLQSWGVTKGDKVAIMSYNTPAYVVAFYGALKAGAAVVPVNHKLAAPEVSYILEHSEAKALFFDGMLGEVVRKVSVRARMVAIDSDAEGFESFEKLLDKAPAFTPVSIENHDLAEILYTSGTTGKPKGCLHSHKNVIFAGITGALAMKMDEQDRLLMAMPIWHSSPLNNWFIGAQFMGATTVLLRDYHPLRFLQAVQDEKCTIYFGAPISYIMPLQIVPNFSDFNLSSMRCWIYGGGPIAGDTVVMLMEKYQSDNFFQVYGMTEAGPTGTVLFPRDQIRKAGSIGQNALPGADLRVMKSDTEPAVPGETGEIWLKGDSIMAGYYKNPRATAEAFCNGWYKTGDVARLDNDGYLYIVDRTKDMIVTGGENVYSKEVEDAIVGHPGVMEAAVIGQPHNQWGETVVAFVVLKTDAVVNEKELKEYLVEKLAKYKIPRDIHFTATLPHTPTGKVKKFELREKNTQCR, from the coding sequence ATGAATTTGGTCGACATGTTAGAGCGCAATGCCGCCAAATTCGCAGACAAGGATTGTTTGCGCTATAACAGTCAGGGACTGACTTTTGCCGAATTGTATGCCCGGGCTGAGGAGGCTGCCGGACTGTTACAATCCTGGGGAGTGACCAAGGGTGATAAGGTCGCCATTATGAGCTATAATACCCCGGCCTACGTCGTAGCGTTTTACGGGGCGCTGAAGGCGGGAGCGGCAGTAGTCCCGGTCAACCATAAACTTGCCGCCCCGGAGGTCAGCTACATACTGGAGCACAGCGAGGCTAAAGCTCTCTTTTTTGACGGTATGCTGGGCGAAGTGGTCAGGAAAGTCTCGGTTCGGGCACGCATGGTCGCCATTGATTCGGACGCCGAAGGGTTTGAGAGTTTTGAAAAGCTTCTGGATAAGGCACCGGCATTTACTCCCGTATCAATAGAAAATCATGATCTGGCTGAAATACTTTATACCTCCGGCACAACGGGTAAACCCAAGGGTTGCCTGCATAGCCACAAAAACGTTATCTTCGCCGGCATCACCGGTGCTCTGGCCATGAAAATGGATGAACAGGATCGCCTGTTAATGGCTATGCCCATATGGCATTCCTCGCCACTGAACAACTGGTTCATAGGGGCCCAATTCATGGGTGCCACCACGGTGTTGCTCCGCGATTATCACCCTTTACGCTTTTTACAGGCAGTACAAGATGAAAAATGCACTATCTATTTTGGCGCACCCATTAGTTATATCATGCCTTTGCAGATTGTACCCAATTTTAGCGATTTCAACCTTTCCTCCATGCGCTGCTGGATCTACGGCGGCGGACCCATTGCCGGCGATACGGTCGTTATGTTAATGGAAAAGTACCAAAGCGATAATTTCTTCCAAGTATACGGCATGACCGAGGCAGGCCCAACGGGTACTGTATTATTCCCCCGGGATCAGATACGCAAAGCAGGCTCCATAGGACAAAATGCTCTGCCAGGGGCGGACCTGCGAGTCATGAAGAGTGATACCGAACCGGCTGTCCCGGGCGAAACGGGTGAAATATGGCTTAAAGGGGACAGCATCATGGCAGGTTATTACAAGAACCCCCGGGCCACCGCCGAGGCCTTTTGCAACGGCTGGTATAAAACCGGCGATGTTGCCCGTCTGGACAATGATGGATACCTTTATATTGTGGACCGCACAAAGGATATGATCGTCACCGGCGGTGAAAATGTATATTCAAAAGAAGTAGAGGACGCCATCGTCGGCCATCCCGGTGTAATGGAAGCCGCGGTAATCGGACAGCCACATAACCAATGGGGTGAGACGGTGGTGGCATTTGTAGTGCTAAAAACGGATGCAGTTGTAAATGAAAAGGAACTTAAGGAGTATCTGGTCGAAAAACTGGCTAAATACAAAATTCCGAGGGATATACATTTTACCGCCACGCTGCCCCACACCCCAACCGGCAAAGTGAAAAAATTTGAATTACGCGAAAAAAATACCCAATGCCGTTAG
- a CDS encoding helix-turn-helix domain-containing protein: MGYKSIGKQLQLAREQAGYSQEQLAAKIGCSQSTLSNYEKGKRRVYLAQLALIAEILGKPIEFFLRSADFHTPGQHNLPGDKLYDLYANDLKQKLPVFPGTGSAGSSEEQNLLAAYASLSPEGQRLVIDFITWLKKKEALGNG; the protein is encoded by the coding sequence ATGGGGTATAAATCCATTGGCAAGCAGTTACAGTTGGCCCGGGAGCAGGCCGGGTACAGCCAGGAACAGCTGGCGGCGAAAATTGGCTGTTCCCAGTCTACCCTTTCCAACTATGAAAAGGGCAAACGTCGCGTTTACCTGGCGCAATTGGCCCTTATAGCGGAGATACTGGGCAAGCCCATCGAGTTTTTTTTGCGCTCCGCCGATTTTCATACCCCGGGCCAGCATAACCTGCCCGGGGATAAGCTGTATGATTTGTATGCAAATGATTTAAAACAAAAACTGCCTGTGTTCCCCGGTACCGGGTCAGCCGGCAGTTCTGAGGAGCAAAATTTGTTAGCGGCTTATGCATCTCTTTCCCCCGAAGGGCAAAGGTTGGTTATTGATTTTATTACCTGGCTTAAAAAAAAGGAGGCTTTGGGAAATGGCTAA
- a CDS encoding acyl-CoA dehydrogenase family protein translates to MANFNISAEQRQLVEEVRALALRQIAPAVGMLDEADDGRFNDGPFRALAEHNLLTPTVPQEYGGRGLGYFSTALALEELGAVCAGVATVVTANIHAASPIILAGSAGQRGTYLPPLAYAEPCLAAFALTEPEAGSDITSIATTTACNKGLWTINGVKEFVINGGLARFTTLFATTDKEDKRAGLVAFIVPYDVQGLKVGTVHNKMGIRCVRTARLILDKVIVPDELVIGPRGSAYLLLMQTFDRGRALAGAVGVGLARAAFEFALQYSKHRQQFGRPVFAQQAVSFVLAELAARIESARLLVWKACWLIDNDLDYTMASSMAKIAGSQVAQEAAAAAMDICGGRGYLKDLPVEKYLRDARVLSLIEGTNNIQKAVIASLL, encoded by the coding sequence ATGGCTAATTTTAATATTTCAGCCGAGCAGCGGCAATTAGTAGAAGAAGTCAGAGCGCTGGCCCTGCGGCAGATAGCGCCTGCAGTGGGGATGCTTGACGAGGCTGATGACGGCCGGTTTAATGATGGACCGTTTAGAGCACTGGCCGAACATAATTTATTGACTCCCACCGTGCCACAGGAGTACGGCGGGCGGGGTCTGGGGTACTTTTCCACTGCTCTGGCATTGGAAGAATTAGGCGCTGTGTGCGCCGGTGTGGCCACCGTGGTTACAGCCAATATACACGCCGCCAGTCCTATTATATTGGCCGGCTCTGCCGGGCAAAGGGGAACCTATTTACCTCCCCTGGCCTATGCTGAACCATGTCTAGCCGCTTTTGCCCTCACCGAACCTGAAGCGGGCTCGGATATTACATCGATAGCAACGACGACAGCGTGTAATAAAGGCCTGTGGACAATCAACGGGGTCAAGGAATTTGTTATAAACGGAGGTCTGGCTCGTTTCACTACTTTATTTGCCACCACAGATAAAGAGGACAAAAGGGCGGGGCTTGTGGCGTTTATTGTTCCCTATGATGTGCAGGGATTGAAAGTGGGAACTGTGCATAATAAAATGGGTATCCGGTGTGTGCGGACAGCCCGATTAATTTTGGACAAGGTAATTGTGCCCGATGAACTTGTAATCGGTCCCCGGGGCAGCGCTTACTTGTTGCTGATGCAAACTTTCGACCGGGGGCGTGCCTTAGCTGGGGCTGTTGGCGTGGGGCTGGCCCGAGCGGCATTTGAATTTGCCCTGCAGTACAGCAAACATCGGCAGCAGTTTGGTCGACCGGTCTTTGCTCAGCAGGCGGTTTCCTTTGTTCTGGCCGAATTGGCCGCCAGGATAGAGTCTGCCCGTCTACTGGTATGGAAAGCCTGCTGGCTTATTGATAATGATTTGGATTATACAATGGCATCTTCTATGGCGAAGATAGCAGGCAGTCAGGTGGCTCAGGAAGCCGCGGCGGCGGCAATGGATATTTGCGGGGGACGGGGATATTTAAAAGATTTACCGGTGGAAAAGTACCTGCGGGATGCTCGGGTGCTGTCATTAATTGAGGGTACGAACAACATTCAAAAGGCGGTTATAGCTTCGCTTTTGTAA
- a CDS encoding enoyl-CoA hydratase-related protein — protein sequence MEYQELLIKELDNVVVVTINRPAKSNCWTMRLYEEFASLQKELHEDKSIRAVVLTGAGDRSFCGGIDLSLLGMANSEFVGQSLTWLQQVNTGWETHSRPVIAAINGAAIGGGVELALACDIRVAADKAIFSIPEVRVGLAPDMGGTQRLTKVIGPSQAKRLVLTGMTIDAAEAARIGLVDIVAPADKVLEEALAIAKRIAANAPLAVKYAKKAINLATESSIAVGMLYEELASTFCCGTKDKSEALTSYLEKREPVYQGK from the coding sequence ATGGAATATCAAGAATTATTAATTAAAGAACTGGATAATGTGGTTGTAGTAACCATCAACCGGCCGGCCAAGAGCAACTGCTGGACTATGCGTCTGTACGAGGAATTTGCCAGTCTGCAGAAAGAGTTGCACGAGGATAAATCAATTAGAGCCGTCGTACTCACCGGTGCAGGAGACCGTTCCTTTTGCGGCGGTATTGACTTATCCTTATTGGGCATGGCCAACTCCGAATTCGTGGGCCAGTCCTTAACCTGGCTGCAACAAGTGAACACAGGCTGGGAAACTCATTCCCGCCCCGTCATCGCCGCCATTAACGGTGCGGCAATCGGCGGCGGAGTAGAACTGGCACTGGCCTGTGATATACGGGTAGCCGCCGACAAAGCGATATTTTCTATACCCGAGGTACGGGTAGGACTAGCACCCGATATGGGGGGCACTCAGCGATTAACCAAAGTAATCGGCCCCAGCCAGGCTAAAAGGCTGGTACTTACGGGTATGACCATAGATGCTGCGGAGGCCGCCCGCATTGGGCTGGTTGACATAGTAGCGCCTGCGGACAAGGTATTGGAAGAAGCGCTGGCCATAGCAAAACGCATAGCCGCCAATGCACCGCTGGCCGTTAAATACGCTAAGAAAGCCATTAACCTGGCCACCGAAAGCAGCATAGCCGTGGGTATGCTTTACGAAGAATTGGCATCCACCTTTTGCTGCGGAACCAAGGATAAGAGCGAGGCTCTGACTTCTTACCTGGAGAAAAGAGAACCGGTATACCAAGGTAAATAA
- a CDS encoding 4Fe-4S binding protein → MKVHESMLRRVNLQAYTWVVLPLVAIGGWFYPLMGFLLFGCMIGAVGVSFFRGRNWCNWMCPRGAFLDLFLGPVSRKITIPAFFRHEAVRSFMVLFIFTVIGVQFYMAWGNLPAMGLALVRILSITTVVGILLGWGIHPRTWCHICPMGTVAHWIGRGQKPLQIDSNCISCGICADACPMQLTPNHFGRDNTFDYSDCLRCSSCMYSCPKNALSFNDSTFSTGSCKRIA, encoded by the coding sequence ATGAAAGTGCATGAATCTATGCTGCGCAGGGTCAACCTGCAGGCCTACACCTGGGTGGTTCTGCCGCTGGTGGCCATAGGCGGTTGGTTTTACCCGCTCATGGGGTTTTTATTGTTCGGATGTATGATTGGCGCGGTGGGCGTTTCCTTTTTCCGGGGGCGTAATTGGTGTAACTGGATGTGTCCCCGGGGTGCTTTTCTGGATTTATTCCTGGGTCCTGTCAGCCGTAAAATTACCATTCCCGCTTTCTTTAGACATGAAGCGGTGCGTTCTTTTATGGTGCTGTTTATTTTTACTGTCATTGGTGTGCAGTTTTACATGGCGTGGGGAAATCTTCCCGCCATGGGTCTGGCCTTGGTCAGGATACTGAGTATTACCACGGTGGTGGGCATATTATTGGGTTGGGGTATTCATCCCCGCACCTGGTGCCATATCTGCCCGATGGGTACGGTGGCCCACTGGATTGGCCGGGGCCAAAAACCGCTTCAGATCGATAGTAACTGTATATCATGTGGCATTTGTGCCGATGCTTGTCCCATGCAGCTGACTCCGAATCATTTTGGCCGGGATAATACTTTTGACTATAGTGATTGTCTGAGGTGCTCCTCCTGCATGTACAGCTGCCCCAAAAACGCACTGTCCTTTAATGATAGCACGTTTAGCACGGGATCTTGTAAAAGGATAGCTTGA
- the alr gene encoding alanine racemase, which yields MIYNAPAWSEINIEALIHNIKQLRNITSPQAELMAVIKANAYGHGALQVARTALANGAARLGVARASEGAELREAGIDAPILVLGYTVPEEYPLILEYNLTQTVYSMQLAQDLSTIAAQSGKNVLVHIKVDTGMGRLGFFPDINGAKNIISVARLPHLELEGIFTHFASADCRDKSYAIKQWNSFTDFLDLLAGEGLRFPCRHAANSAALMDMPETHLDMVRAGIAIYGIHPSNEVAQKHVKLRPVMTVKARVAQIKHVPKGSGISYGVTHVTPAPTIVATIPIGYADGYNRLLSSRGEVLIRGRRAPVIGRICMDQFMVDAGHLPDIQPGEEVVLLGRQGSDEITADHIAQKINTIAYEVLCAVNCRMPKYYIGEHR from the coding sequence ATGATTTACAATGCACCGGCATGGTCTGAAATTAACATCGAAGCACTAATTCATAATATTAAACAGTTAAGGAACATTACCAGCCCACAGGCTGAATTGATGGCGGTAATCAAAGCCAACGCCTATGGTCACGGGGCGCTGCAAGTAGCCCGGACAGCACTGGCCAATGGAGCCGCCCGGCTGGGCGTGGCCCGAGCCAGCGAGGGAGCTGAACTGCGAGAGGCAGGTATCGATGCCCCTATTCTGGTACTGGGCTATACCGTACCGGAAGAATATCCTCTTATACTGGAATACAATCTTACCCAAACCGTTTACAGCATGCAATTAGCTCAAGACCTTTCCACGATAGCCGCCCAGTCCGGGAAAAACGTACTGGTGCATATCAAAGTTGACACCGGTATGGGTAGACTTGGCTTCTTCCCCGACATTAACGGGGCAAAAAATATTATCAGTGTTGCCAGGCTGCCCCACCTTGAATTGGAGGGCATCTTTACCCATTTTGCTTCCGCGGACTGCCGTGACAAAAGCTATGCTATAAAGCAATGGAACAGTTTTACAGACTTCCTAGACCTCCTTGCCGGGGAAGGCCTTAGATTTCCATGCCGGCATGCCGCTAACAGTGCGGCACTGATGGATATGCCCGAAACTCACCTGGATATGGTGCGGGCCGGTATTGCCATTTACGGCATCCACCCTTCCAACGAAGTTGCCCAAAAGCATGTTAAATTGCGGCCTGTAATGACAGTTAAAGCCCGGGTGGCCCAAATTAAGCACGTACCCAAAGGTTCCGGTATTAGCTACGGGGTAACCCATGTTACCCCTGCCCCTACCATAGTAGCCACCATACCGATAGGTTACGCCGATGGTTATAACCGCTTGCTTTCCTCAAGAGGGGAAGTGCTGATTCGTGGCCGACGAGCACCGGTAATCGGCCGCATCTGCATGGACCAATTCATGGTGGACGCAGGACACCTGCCGGACATTCAGCCAGGGGAAGAGGTTGTGCTATTGGGCCGACAGGGCAGTGATGAAATAACTGCGGATCATATTGCCCAGAAAATAAATACGATAGCTTATGAAGTGTTATGTGCGGTCAACTGCCGGATGCCCAAATATTATATTGGTGAGCATCGGTAA
- a CDS encoding NAD(P)H-hydrate dehydratase: MRLVTAQEMAAMDQIAIKEYGIPGVVLMENAGLKIAEIVASLLNNLSQSSVMVFAGKGNNGGDGFVAARHLHNRGAEVQVFLATEAEKVKGDALINLNIWRKMGQKVYQINKNNDVNLVRLALMKADLVIDALYGTGFKGSMRDQMVPIIEAINASGKTVVSVDIPSGLEADTGRTNGPCIAARHTVTFALPKLGLVLPNARPYVGELHVVDISIPNAITTAPPEVGNLSTVNQSKDDKKNVPESKGLIKKIKSSNGESINKTAGRGVTNPGGAASDKKVSGSDPLNGGSKRYLITEQMVRSWWPRRTGTEHKGNFGRVLLIAGSRGMSGAAVLAAQATARSGAGLVTLGVPVGIHDIVEAKLTEVMTFPLPQTDRGTICLSALEEIIKRANNNDVLALGPGLGTGEDIADIVKEILLHLNIPCVLDADGLNVLAGKTELFKAIRTDLVLTPHPGEMARLTGRTIDQIQNDRLGTAAAKAAQWDAAVVLKGAGTVVAGPDGTIFINNTGNPGMAAGGSGDVLTGIIAGLLGQGMQALHAAAAGVCLHGLAGDKAVRNKGMSGLLASDLLEQLPAVLKTME, from the coding sequence TTGCGTCTGGTAACCGCGCAAGAAATGGCTGCAATGGACCAAATAGCCATCAAGGAATATGGCATACCCGGTGTAGTGCTAATGGAAAACGCCGGTCTTAAAATAGCGGAAATTGTTGCCTCGCTGTTGAATAACCTTAGCCAAAGTTCCGTTATGGTTTTTGCAGGCAAAGGAAACAACGGCGGCGATGGCTTCGTAGCTGCCCGGCATTTACATAACCGGGGAGCCGAGGTGCAAGTTTTTCTGGCTACGGAAGCGGAAAAGGTAAAGGGCGACGCGCTTATTAATTTAAATATCTGGCGTAAAATGGGACAAAAAGTTTACCAAATAAATAAAAATAACGATGTGAACTTAGTCCGGCTAGCATTAATGAAAGCCGATCTGGTTATAGATGCACTGTATGGCACCGGTTTTAAAGGATCGATGCGCGATCAAATGGTTCCCATCATCGAAGCCATTAACGCAAGCGGCAAGACCGTGGTGTCTGTGGATATTCCATCGGGCTTGGAAGCGGATACAGGCAGAACCAATGGCCCGTGTATCGCAGCCCGGCATACGGTAACCTTTGCACTGCCCAAACTGGGTCTGGTGCTGCCCAACGCCCGTCCATATGTGGGCGAGCTGCATGTAGTGGATATATCCATTCCGAATGCAATAACCACAGCCCCCCCGGAGGTTGGGAACCTGAGCACCGTCAATCAGAGTAAGGACGATAAAAAAAACGTCCCCGAAAGCAAAGGTCTGATAAAAAAAATAAAAAGCAGCAACGGAGAGAGCATAAATAAAACCGCCGGCAGAGGCGTTACCAACCCCGGTGGTGCCGCCAGCGACAAGAAAGTGAGCGGAAGCGATCCCTTAAACGGAGGCAGCAAACGTTACTTAATCACCGAACAAATGGTACGAAGCTGGTGGCCACGGCGAACAGGTACCGAACATAAGGGTAATTTCGGACGAGTACTGTTGATTGCGGGGTCACGGGGTATGTCCGGGGCCGCGGTACTGGCGGCCCAAGCAACAGCCCGGTCAGGCGCGGGACTGGTTACCTTGGGTGTGCCCGTTGGTATACACGATATTGTCGAAGCCAAGTTAACAGAAGTAATGACCTTTCCATTACCTCAGACCGATCGGGGCACCATCTGTTTGTCGGCACTGGAGGAAATCATCAAACGCGCCAATAATAATGATGTACTGGCTCTGGGTCCGGGACTGGGCACCGGCGAAGATATTGCAGATATAGTAAAAGAAATATTATTGCATTTAAATATTCCCTGCGTACTGGACGCCGACGGTTTAAATGTACTGGCAGGCAAAACCGAGCTTTTTAAGGCAATCCGAACTGACCTTGTGCTTACTCCCCATCCCGGGGAAATGGCTCGACTGACAGGGCGTACCATTGACCAAATACAAAACGACCGGCTTGGAACAGCAGCCGCCAAAGCCGCGCAATGGGATGCCGCAGTAGTGCTTAAAGGTGCGGGCACAGTAGTGGCCGGCCCCGATGGCACCATTTTTATTAACAATACGGGCAACCCGGGCATGGCCGCCGGAGGTTCCGGCGATGTTTTAACCGGAATAATTGCCGGTCTTTTAGGCCAGGGCATGCAAGCGTTGCACGCCGCGGCGGCCGGAGTCTGCCTGCACGGCCTGGCGGGCGACAAGGCCGTCCGGAACAAAGGAATGTCCGGCCTTTTGGCAAGCGACTTACTTGAGCAATTGCCTGCGGTACTAAAAACAATGGAGTAA
- the acpS gene encoding holo-ACP synthase, whose amino-acid sequence MKGIGTDIIEIARIEEAAAHRGKHFLNRVFTSGEIAFCLRRRDPWPCLAARFAAKEAVFKALGTGITAWHEVEIHGGGNRPVQVKLTGTAEQHAQTEQVGNILLSISHDRERAIAFATALRKE is encoded by the coding sequence ATAAAGGGCATCGGTACAGATATAATAGAAATTGCCAGAATAGAAGAAGCTGCCGCGCACCGTGGAAAACATTTTTTAAATCGTGTTTTTACCTCCGGGGAAATTGCTTTCTGCCTGCGCCGCCGTGACCCTTGGCCCTGTCTGGCGGCCCGGTTTGCTGCTAAAGAAGCGGTTTTCAAAGCCCTGGGAACCGGAATTACGGCCTGGCACGAGGTAGAAATTCATGGCGGAGGCAATCGGCCGGTACAGGTGAAGCTCACGGGGACAGCGGAACAACATGCCCAAACCGAACAGGTAGGTAACATATTGTTATCCATATCTCACGACCGGGAACGGGCGATAGCTTTTGCTACTGCATTACGCAAGGAGTGA
- a CDS encoding LytTR family DNA-binding domain-containing protein → MKLKALIVDDEYPARQELRFLLSSFNNIEIVGEAANAQEALALVKALDYQVLFLDVSMPGMTGLELGAAIQELPKPPQVIFITAYDEYALKAFEVNAVDYLLKPVQPSRLKKAIDKVIKAYQEVTGNEDNQSAEAGRTKSGPSPIKIDRIPAEKLGKTVLVAESDIFYAFTEQDYIYIKTHNDKLMTRFTLKELEARLNPQIFFRTHRCYLVNLHKVKEIVPFFNGTYNLVVEDKEQSEVPVSRAQAKKLRKILGF, encoded by the coding sequence TTGAAGTTAAAGGCATTGATCGTTGATGATGAATACCCTGCCCGCCAGGAGTTGCGCTTCCTTTTAAGCAGCTTTAACAATATTGAAATCGTCGGCGAGGCAGCCAATGCCCAGGAAGCCCTGGCACTGGTCAAAGCGCTTGACTATCAGGTGCTTTTTTTAGATGTGTCCATGCCCGGCATGACCGGGCTGGAGTTAGGCGCAGCTATCCAGGAACTGCCCAAACCACCCCAGGTAATATTTATCACGGCATATGACGAGTATGCCTTAAAGGCCTTTGAGGTTAACGCGGTTGATTACCTTTTAAAGCCTGTGCAACCAAGCCGTCTTAAAAAGGCTATCGATAAGGTTATTAAAGCTTATCAGGAAGTAACCGGTAACGAAGATAACCAGTCCGCGGAAGCCGGTCGTACGAAATCTGGTCCGTCCCCAATAAAGATAGACCGCATACCGGCGGAAAAGCTGGGCAAAACTGTACTGGTAGCCGAATCGGATATCTTTTATGCCTTTACGGAACAAGACTATATTTACATTAAGACCCATAATGACAAGCTGATGACTCGCTTTACTTTAAAAGAACTTGAGGCCCGTCTCAACCCTCAGATATTCTTTCGCACCCACCGCTGTTATTTGGTTAATTTGCACAAGGTAAAGGAAATAGTGCCTTTTTTTAACGGCACCTACAACCTGGTGGTGGAAGATAAAGAACAAAGCGAAGTGCCTGTTAGCAGGGCCCAAGCTAAAAAATTGCGTAAAATACTGGGCTTTTAA